In Burkholderia sp. WP9, a genomic segment contains:
- a CDS encoding copper chaperone PCu(A)C: protein MSIKIKTFAALSCALALSFGVATTAQAAGANAVSAKNAWVRWLPNNLPAAGYVTLVNASDKPVDLVDISSNDYGDAMLHQTVSNGSSQKMVMVDKLTVPAHGQVAIAPGGYHVMLEDAKHKIAPGDTVHLTLKFSDGETLDTPFAVKSPAQTK, encoded by the coding sequence ATGTCGATCAAGATCAAAACGTTCGCTGCACTGAGTTGCGCCCTCGCCCTCTCGTTCGGTGTTGCCACGACCGCGCAAGCCGCGGGCGCCAACGCGGTCAGCGCGAAAAACGCGTGGGTCCGCTGGCTGCCCAACAACCTGCCCGCCGCCGGCTATGTGACGCTCGTCAACGCGAGCGACAAGCCGGTCGATCTCGTCGACATCTCCAGCAACGACTACGGCGACGCAATGCTGCATCAGACGGTGTCGAACGGTTCGTCGCAGAAGATGGTGATGGTCGACAAGCTGACCGTGCCCGCGCACGGCCAGGTCGCCATCGCGCCCGGCGGCTACCACGTGATGCTCGAAGATGCGAAGCACAAGATCGCGCCGGGCGACACCGTGCATCTCACGCTCAAGTTCTCCGACGGCGAAACGCTCGACACGCCGTTCGCCGTCAAATCGCCGGCGCAGACGAAGTAA
- a CDS encoding SCO family protein — translation MRRARLLALTLALGALAALAGCTHRQDTWQLTNVTGHLPDLDFNLTGDDGRAVNGDSFKGRTSLVYFGYTHCPDVCPETMGRLMQVLGKLGPDAQKVRILFITVDPARDTAQALHDYVGAFDSQHAEGLTGTDWQIESLAKRYRVAYQMEKRDPSGNYEVTHSSAVYVFDSQGHARLLATDRDTPDAIAEDLRRIIEDRS, via the coding sequence CTGCGCCGCGCGCGCCTGTTGGCGCTGACGCTCGCGTTGGGCGCGCTCGCGGCGCTTGCCGGCTGCACGCATCGCCAGGACACGTGGCAGTTGACCAATGTGACCGGCCACCTGCCGGATCTCGACTTCAACCTGACCGGCGACGATGGCCGCGCCGTCAACGGCGACTCGTTCAAGGGCCGCACCTCGCTGGTCTATTTCGGCTACACGCATTGCCCGGACGTCTGTCCTGAAACGATGGGCCGGTTGATGCAGGTGCTCGGCAAACTCGGCCCCGACGCGCAGAAGGTGCGCATTCTGTTCATCACCGTCGATCCCGCGCGCGACACGGCGCAAGCCTTGCACGACTACGTCGGCGCTTTCGACTCGCAACACGCCGAAGGGCTGACCGGCACCGACTGGCAGATCGAGTCGCTCGCCAAGCGTTACCGCGTTGCCTATCAGATGGAAAAGCGCGATCCCAGCGGCAACTACGAGGTCACCCATAGTTCCGCCGTCTACGTGTTCGACAGCCAGGGGCACGCGCGCCTGCTGGCCACCGACCGCGACACGCCCGATGCGATCGCAGAAGACCTGCGCCGTATCATTGAAGACCGTTCCTGA
- the otsB gene encoding trehalose-phosphatase, translating into MQALPAVLSPGETAFFFDFDGTLVELASTPDGVLVEPRVVDLLSELRSLTNGAVAVVSGRGIDSIDGFLGMPDLPIAGLHGAERRDANGDTQRIGFHDERLLRMEQVLAQVVNENPGMLLEIKGAAVALHYRNAPDREPVAREATGRLVADYAGSYVLQPGKMVYEIKPKDVDKGRALRAFLDEPPFVGRQPVFAGDDLTDEKGFAVVNERGGVSIKVGPGETLAQTRIDSVPALLDWLASVVTAARSV; encoded by the coding sequence ATGCAAGCACTTCCGGCTGTTCTGTCTCCAGGCGAGACTGCATTTTTCTTCGATTTCGACGGTACGCTCGTCGAACTCGCTTCCACGCCGGACGGCGTGCTGGTGGAACCCCGCGTGGTCGATCTGTTGAGCGAGCTGCGCAGCCTGACCAACGGTGCGGTCGCGGTCGTGTCGGGCCGCGGTATCGACAGTATCGACGGTTTTCTCGGCATGCCCGATTTGCCGATTGCCGGTCTGCACGGCGCCGAGCGGCGCGACGCGAACGGCGACACGCAGCGTATCGGCTTTCATGACGAGCGGCTCCTGCGCATGGAGCAGGTGCTCGCGCAGGTGGTCAACGAAAATCCCGGCATGCTGCTCGAAATCAAGGGCGCGGCCGTGGCGCTGCATTACCGCAATGCGCCGGATCGCGAGCCGGTGGCGCGCGAGGCAACCGGGCGGCTGGTGGCCGATTACGCCGGCTCCTACGTGCTGCAGCCGGGCAAGATGGTCTATGAAATCAAACCCAAAGATGTCGACAAGGGCCGCGCGTTGCGCGCGTTCCTCGACGAGCCGCCTTTCGTCGGCCGCCAGCCGGTCTTTGCCGGCGACGATCTGACCGACGAGAAAGGCTTTGCCGTCGTCAACGAGCGCGGCGGGGTGTCGATCAAGGTCGGTCCGGGCGAGACGCTGGCGCAAACGCGTATCGACTCCGTCCCGGCGCTGCTCGACTGGCTGGCGTCGGTCGTCACGGCGGCGCGCTCGGTCTGA
- the otsA gene encoding alpha,alpha-trehalose-phosphate synthase (UDP-forming) produces MSRLIIVSNRVAPISEGGPAAGGLAVGVYDALKETGGMWFGWSGDVLGSGQPQIKVEERGPVTFATIALMRRDYDQYYRGFSNATLWPAFHYRADLLQYDRHDFEGYCRVNAWLAQQLVPLLREDDVIWVHDYHLIPFAQALRAAGVKNRIGFFLHIPFPASQVLLAVPPHRELVEALCSFDLLGFQTAPDLRAFCDYIVNEANGTVDASAKGPLTIHAFGRTLRAAAYPIGVYPDEIAELAKAGERGKPVRTMKATLHSRKLIMSVDRLDYSKGLVERFRAFERLLEHATAQRNKVSFLQIAPPTRADMHAYQDIRLQLEGESGRINGRFAELDWTPILYIHKQYERSVLAALFRTAHVGYVTPLRDGMNLVAKEYVSAQDPENPGVLVLSRFAGAAQELDGALIVNPVDIDGMAEALARALEMPLAERQARHRDMMVQLRENNVSVWRDNFMRDLQGVAGAKSTRSGKARAVPGKKARQTRAG; encoded by the coding sequence ATGAGTCGACTGATCATCGTATCGAACCGGGTCGCGCCGATCTCGGAGGGCGGCCCGGCGGCGGGCGGTCTGGCGGTCGGCGTGTACGACGCGCTGAAGGAAACCGGCGGCATGTGGTTCGGCTGGAGCGGCGACGTGCTCGGCTCGGGCCAGCCGCAGATCAAGGTCGAGGAGCGCGGCCCGGTGACGTTCGCGACCATCGCGCTGATGCGCCGCGATTACGACCAGTACTACCGCGGTTTCTCGAACGCCACGCTGTGGCCGGCGTTCCACTATCGCGCCGACCTGTTGCAATACGACCGGCACGACTTCGAGGGCTACTGCCGCGTCAATGCGTGGCTCGCGCAACAACTCGTGCCGCTGCTGCGTGAAGACGACGTGATCTGGGTTCACGACTATCACCTGATTCCGTTTGCGCAGGCTTTGCGTGCGGCGGGCGTAAAGAATCGCATCGGTTTTTTCCTGCACATTCCGTTTCCAGCTTCGCAGGTACTGCTGGCGGTGCCGCCGCATCGCGAACTCGTCGAAGCACTGTGTTCGTTCGATCTGCTCGGCTTCCAGACGGCGCCGGATTTGCGTGCGTTCTGCGACTACATCGTCAACGAGGCGAACGGCACCGTCGACGCATCGGCGAAAGGCCCGCTGACGATCCACGCATTCGGTCGCACGCTGCGCGCGGCCGCCTATCCGATCGGCGTCTATCCGGACGAGATCGCCGAACTCGCGAAAGCGGGCGAGCGCGGCAAACCGGTGCGTACGATGAAGGCGACGCTGCATTCGCGCAAGCTGATCATGAGCGTGGACCGGCTCGATTATTCGAAAGGACTGGTCGAGCGTTTTCGCGCCTTCGAGCGGCTGCTCGAACATGCGACCGCGCAACGCAACAAGGTGTCGTTCCTGCAGATCGCGCCGCCGACGCGCGCCGACATGCATGCGTATCAGGACATCCGCTTGCAGCTGGAAGGGGAGTCGGGGCGTATCAATGGGCGCTTCGCCGAACTGGACTGGACGCCGATTCTCTACATCCATAAGCAATACGAACGCTCGGTGCTGGCCGCACTATTTCGCACCGCGCACGTCGGCTATGTCACGCCCTTGCGCGATGGCATGAACCTGGTCGCCAAGGAGTACGTATCGGCGCAGGACCCGGAGAATCCCGGCGTGCTCGTGCTGTCGCGTTTTGCCGGCGCCGCGCAGGAACTGGACGGCGCGCTGATCGTCAATCCGGTCGACATCGACGGCATGGCCGAGGCGCTCGCGAGGGCGCTAGAGATGCCGCTCGCGGAGCGTCAGGCACGTCATCGCGACATGATGGTGCAGTTGCGCGAGAACAATGTGTCCGTGTGGCGCGATAACTTCATGCGCGATCTGCAGGGCGTTGCTGGTGCAAAGAGCACCCGAAGCGGGAAGGCGCGCGCAGTGCCGGGGAAAAAGGCACGCCAGACTCGGGCCGGGTAG
- a CDS encoding ABC transporter ATP-binding protein, whose translation MHNPEPIDLHDQLEHLTVAQRNAQDAKLASYAHRPLAFLFRFIRRHPLAHAIVLCSVFAAVGCALASQYAIKHLIDVLGEGRHHPGPLWGAFAILVGLIAADNLLWRVGGWVAAHTFVAVTGDLRRDLFQYLSGHSPTYYSEKQPGMLASRITATSNAVYTAENTTAWNVLPPCIAVLGAIVMITAVNPLMAGGLMLCSAILSVVLYKLAGRGSARHHHFATKAASVDGELVDVISNMGLVRAFGMTFREQQRFGATVKAEMDARQQSLLYLEKLRLLHAVITALLSAGLLGWALHLWDQGRATSGDIVLVSSLGFTILHGTRDLAVALVDVTQHVARLAEAVRTLLEPHGMPDRDDATELVPQGGRIDFESVTFAYPRRRPILDHFDLHIQPGQRVGLIGKSGAGKSTVLALLQRFYETQGGAIKVDGQDIAAVTQDSLRHAIALVPQDISLFHRTVYENIAYGRPEATREEVLTAAREARCADFIEAMPEGYDTIVGDRGVKLSGGQRQRIAIARAILKNAPILLLDEATSALDSASEEAIQKALDRLMVGRTVVAIAHRLSTLNNFDRIIVMSAGKVIDDGSPDELRQRPGLYRDLLTKQYGKGTTLHIGGKKVDEQHVV comes from the coding sequence ATGCACAACCCCGAACCCATCGACCTTCACGATCAATTGGAACATTTAACCGTCGCCCAGCGTAATGCCCAGGACGCAAAGCTTGCGAGCTATGCGCACCGGCCGCTCGCGTTTCTTTTCCGCTTCATTCGCCGCCATCCGCTCGCGCATGCGATCGTCCTGTGCAGCGTGTTCGCGGCCGTCGGCTGCGCGCTCGCTTCTCAGTATGCGATCAAGCATCTGATCGACGTGCTCGGCGAAGGCCGGCATCATCCCGGTCCGCTGTGGGGCGCATTCGCCATCCTCGTCGGCCTGATCGCCGCCGACAACCTGTTGTGGCGTGTCGGCGGCTGGGTCGCCGCGCATACGTTCGTCGCCGTGACCGGCGATCTGCGGCGCGACCTGTTCCAGTATTTGAGCGGCCATTCGCCGACCTATTACTCCGAGAAACAGCCGGGCATGCTCGCAAGCCGGATCACGGCCACCTCGAACGCGGTCTACACGGCGGAGAACACCACCGCCTGGAACGTGCTGCCGCCGTGCATCGCGGTGCTCGGCGCCATCGTCATGATCACCGCCGTGAATCCGCTGATGGCCGGCGGCCTGATGCTGTGCTCGGCGATTCTGTCGGTCGTGCTGTACAAGCTCGCCGGCCGCGGGTCGGCGCGCCATCACCATTTCGCCACCAAGGCGGCTTCGGTGGACGGCGAGCTGGTCGACGTGATCAGCAACATGGGCCTCGTGCGCGCTTTCGGCATGACCTTTCGCGAGCAGCAGCGTTTCGGCGCAACGGTCAAGGCCGAGATGGACGCGCGCCAGCAAAGCCTGCTGTATCTGGAAAAGCTGCGCCTGCTGCATGCCGTGATCACCGCGCTGCTGTCGGCGGGCTTGCTGGGCTGGGCGTTGCACCTGTGGGATCAAGGCCGGGCGACCTCCGGCGACATCGTGCTCGTCAGTTCGCTCGGCTTCACGATTCTGCACGGCACGCGCGACCTGGCCGTGGCGCTCGTGGATGTCACGCAACACGTGGCGCGTCTCGCGGAAGCCGTCCGGACGCTGCTCGAGCCGCACGGCATGCCGGACCGCGACGATGCGACCGAGCTGGTGCCGCAAGGCGGGCGCATCGATTTCGAAAGTGTCACGTTCGCCTATCCGCGCCGCCGCCCGATTCTCGACCATTTCGACCTGCATATCCAACCCGGCCAGCGCGTCGGCCTGATCGGCAAGTCGGGCGCGGGCAAATCCACGGTGCTGGCACTGCTGCAGCGTTTCTATGAAACCCAGGGCGGCGCGATCAAGGTGGACGGCCAGGATATCGCCGCAGTCACGCAGGACAGCCTGCGCCACGCGATCGCGCTGGTGCCGCAGGACATCTCGCTGTTCCATCGCACGGTGTACGAAAACATCGCCTATGGGCGTCCGGAGGCAACCCGCGAAGAAGTGCTCACGGCCGCTCGCGAGGCGCGCTGCGCGGACTTCATCGAGGCCATGCCGGAAGGCTACGACACGATCGTCGGCGATCGCGGCGTGAAGTTGTCCGGCGGACAGCGTCAGCGGATTGCGATCGCGCGCGCGATCCTCAAGAACGCGCCGATCCTGCTGCTCGACGAAGCGACTTCGGCGCTCGACAGCGCGTCGGAAGAAGCCATTCAGAAGGCGCTCGACCGGTTGATGGTCGGCCGTACCGTGGTTGCGATTGCGCACCGTCTGTCCACGCTGAACAACTTCGACCGGATCATCGTGATGAGCGCCGGCAAAGTTATCGACGACGGCAGCCCGGACGAGTTGCGCCAGCGCCCGGGCCTGTACCGCGATCTGCTCACCAAGCAGTATGGCAAAGGCACGACGCTGCATATCGGCGGCAAGAAGGTCGACGAACAGCACGTGGTCTGA
- a CDS encoding glycosyltransferase family 4 protein, translating to MRIAQIAPLHEAVPPKLYGGTERVVSYLTEALVEQGHDVTLFASGDSQTSAKLEAFWPQALRLDPTIRDVMAPHMLLLEEVRRRADEFDVLHFHIDYYPFSLFARQPVPFLTTLHGRLDLPELQPIFNTFSDVPVVSISDNQRIPLQQANWLQTVYHGLPENVLTPIDNVEPGYLAFLGRVSPEKGLDRAIRIAGQAGMKLKVAAKIDKADRAYYEEVIKPLMALPHVEYIGEIGEAEKREFLGNAHALVFPIDWPEPFGLVMIEAMACGTPAIAFNRGSVPEVIENGVSGFVVEDEISAVAAVKRLHTLSRANVRKAFESRFSSKVMAQNYVATYEELLRQKHRTVLREVNAG from the coding sequence ATGCGAATCGCTCAAATCGCTCCGTTGCACGAGGCGGTTCCTCCCAAGCTGTATGGTGGTACGGAACGTGTGGTGTCCTACCTGACCGAGGCTTTGGTCGAGCAGGGCCACGACGTCACGCTCTTTGCGAGCGGCGATTCGCAAACCTCCGCGAAACTCGAAGCTTTCTGGCCGCAGGCGCTGCGCCTCGACCCGACCATCCGTGACGTGATGGCGCCGCACATGCTGCTGCTGGAAGAAGTGCGCCGCCGCGCGGACGAATTCGACGTGCTGCATTTCCACATCGACTACTACCCGTTCTCGTTGTTCGCCCGCCAGCCGGTGCCGTTCCTGACCACGCTGCACGGCCGTCTCGACCTGCCGGAACTGCAGCCGATCTTCAATACGTTCAGCGACGTGCCGGTGGTGTCGATTTCGGACAACCAGCGTATTCCGCTGCAACAGGCGAACTGGCTGCAAACCGTCTATCACGGTCTGCCGGAAAACGTGCTCACGCCGATCGATAATGTCGAACCGGGCTATCTCGCGTTCCTCGGCCGCGTCTCGCCGGAGAAGGGCCTCGACCGCGCGATCCGCATCGCCGGCCAGGCAGGCATGAAGCTCAAGGTCGCCGCCAAGATCGACAAGGCCGACCGTGCCTATTACGAAGAAGTGATCAAGCCGCTGATGGCGCTCCCGCACGTCGAGTACATCGGCGAAATCGGCGAAGCCGAAAAGCGTGAGTTCCTCGGCAATGCGCACGCACTGGTGTTCCCGATCGACTGGCCGGAGCCCTTCGGTCTGGTCATGATCGAAGCGATGGCGTGCGGTACGCCGGCGATCGCGTTCAACCGCGGTTCGGTGCCGGAAGTGATCGAAAACGGCGTGTCGGGCTTCGTCGTCGAAGACGAAATCAGCGCGGTCGCCGCGGTCAAGCGTCTGCACACGCTGTCGCGCGCCAACGTGCGCAAGGCGTTCGAATCGCGCTTTTCGTCGAAGGTCATGGCGCAGAACTACGTCGCCACCTACGAAGAACTGCTGCGTCAGAAGCACCGCACCGTGCTGCGCGAAGTCAACGCCGGCTAA
- a CDS encoding DUF2214 family protein: MLVRWLLAAIHLLAYGFALASILRRTWALRRATVPAALRSVFRADTGWGISALVLIVTGLMRAFGGFEKGADYYLHEPLFHLKMTLVVVILILEVPSMLALMRWRAAIRKGAAPDLHKARSYARFSVIQTILMVVVVLAATGMARGVGLPAGAV; this comes from the coding sequence ATGCTGGTTCGCTGGTTGCTTGCCGCCATCCATCTGCTTGCTTATGGCTTCGCACTCGCGTCGATTCTGCGGCGCACATGGGCGCTGCGCCGCGCCACGGTGCCAGCCGCGCTACGATCCGTTTTCCGGGCGGATACCGGCTGGGGCATCTCGGCGTTGGTGCTGATCGTCACCGGGTTGATGCGCGCTTTCGGCGGGTTTGAAAAGGGCGCCGATTACTATCTCCACGAGCCGCTCTTTCACCTCAAGATGACGTTGGTCGTGGTCATTCTTATCCTCGAAGTGCCGTCGATGCTTGCGCTGATGCGCTGGCGGGCCGCGATCAGAAAAGGCGCCGCGCCCGATCTGCACAAGGCGCGCTCCTACGCACGCTTCAGCGTGATCCAGACGATATTGATGGTGGTTGTGGTGTTGGCGGCCACCGGGATGGCGCGCGGGGTGGGGTTGCCGGCGGGCGCGGTGTAG
- a CDS encoding ABC transporter ATP-binding protein translates to MTRKKLDFRGQAFKDVLGFTFHHWAQQPWRILVITGLVLLSALADVLTPMFAGRLVDAIASGAASNAVAWHAAVTAFCVLSALGLGATLLRQGVYFNIIRLTLKMMSEIAANAFHRVQRFSTDWHANSFAGSTVRKITRGMWALDLLNDTLLIALLPSLVMLVGATTLLGWRWPMMGAVVGIGSVLYIAVTVAMSLGFVAPAARLANAWDTRMGGALADAVSCNGVVKAFGAEEREEALLARVIGKWRHRTRRTWMRGTINGGVQGGMLVAIQAAILGAALLLWARGEASVGDITFALTMFFMLQGYLRDVGMHIRNLQRSVNDMEELVSLESQPLGIEDRPGAGPIVIGKGEIRFEHVTFHYGASGQPLYDNFSVRIAPGERVGLVGHSGSGKTTFIKLIQRLYDISEGRITIDGQDIARVRQASLRSQIAIVQQEPVLFHRSLAENIAYARPGASRAEIERAAKLASAHDFIAALPHGYDTLVGERGVKLSGGERQRVAIARAFLADAPILILDEATSSLDSESEVLIQQAMERLMMGRTTLVVAHRLSTVRALDRLLVLDKGKVIEEGSHDALIRLENGLYRRLFERQALELIKGLGEPELANHASRPSAIRTDDSSLLVGK, encoded by the coding sequence ATGACCAGAAAAAAACTCGACTTTCGCGGACAGGCCTTCAAGGACGTCCTCGGCTTTACCTTCCATCATTGGGCGCAGCAGCCCTGGCGCATTCTCGTGATTACGGGGCTGGTGCTGCTCTCCGCGTTGGCCGACGTGCTCACGCCGATGTTCGCCGGACGTCTCGTCGACGCCATCGCGTCGGGCGCGGCCAGCAACGCAGTGGCCTGGCACGCGGCAGTGACGGCGTTCTGCGTGCTGAGTGCGCTCGGCCTCGGCGCCACGCTGCTGCGGCAAGGCGTGTACTTCAATATCATCAGGCTCACGCTCAAGATGATGAGCGAGATCGCCGCGAACGCGTTTCATCGGGTGCAACGCTTCTCGACCGACTGGCACGCGAACAGCTTCGCCGGCTCCACGGTGCGCAAGATCACGCGCGGCATGTGGGCGCTCGACCTGCTCAACGACACGCTGCTGATCGCGTTGTTGCCGTCGCTCGTCATGCTGGTCGGCGCCACGACCCTGCTCGGTTGGCGCTGGCCGATGATGGGCGCGGTGGTCGGCATCGGCTCGGTGCTGTATATCGCGGTGACCGTAGCCATGTCGCTCGGCTTCGTGGCGCCGGCTGCGCGCCTCGCAAACGCATGGGACACGCGCATGGGCGGCGCGCTCGCCGACGCAGTCAGCTGCAACGGCGTAGTCAAGGCATTCGGCGCAGAAGAGCGCGAAGAAGCGCTGCTCGCGCGCGTGATCGGCAAATGGCGGCATCGTACGCGCCGCACGTGGATGCGCGGCACGATCAACGGCGGCGTCCAGGGCGGCATGCTGGTGGCGATCCAGGCCGCCATTCTCGGCGCGGCGCTGCTGTTGTGGGCGCGCGGCGAGGCAAGCGTCGGCGACATCACGTTCGCGCTAACCATGTTTTTCATGCTGCAAGGCTATCTGCGCGACGTGGGCATGCACATCCGCAACCTGCAACGCTCGGTCAACGACATGGAAGAACTGGTGTCGCTGGAAAGCCAGCCGCTCGGTATCGAGGACCGGCCCGGCGCAGGTCCGATCGTGATCGGCAAAGGCGAGATCCGTTTCGAGCACGTCACCTTCCATTACGGCGCGAGCGGCCAGCCGCTGTACGACAACTTCTCCGTGCGTATCGCGCCGGGCGAGCGCGTCGGACTGGTCGGGCATTCGGGCTCGGGGAAAACCACGTTCATCAAGCTGATCCAGCGGCTCTATGACATTTCGGAAGGCCGCATCACGATCGACGGTCAGGACATCGCCCGGGTGAGGCAGGCGTCGCTGCGCAGCCAGATCGCGATCGTTCAGCAGGAGCCGGTGCTATTTCACCGCTCGCTTGCCGAGAACATTGCGTATGCGCGGCCCGGTGCGAGCCGCGCCGAGATCGAACGCGCCGCGAAGCTCGCGAGCGCGCACGACTTCATCGCGGCGCTGCCCCATGGCTACGACACGCTGGTCGGTGAACGCGGCGTCAAGCTGTCGGGCGGCGAACGTCAGCGCGTGGCCATCGCACGGGCATTTCTCGCCGACGCACCGATCCTGATTCTGGACGAGGCGACGTCGAGTCTCGACAGCGAAAGCGAAGTGCTGATCCAGCAAGCCATGGAGCGGCTGATGATGGGCCGCACGACGTTGGTGGTGGCGCACCGTCTTTCCACCGTGCGCGCGCTGGACCGCTTGCTGGTGCTGGATAAAGGCAAGGTGATCGAGGAAGGCAGTCACGACGCGCTGATCCGACTCGAGAACGGCCTCTACCGGCGGCTGTTCGAGCGTCAGGCACTGGAACTGATCAAGGGGCTGGGCGAGCCGGAACTCGCGAATCATGCCTCGCGGCCGAGTGCGATCCGCACGGACGATTCCAGCTTGCTGGTCGGGAAGTAA
- the dnaQ gene encoding DNA polymerase III subunit epsilon, which produces MRQLILDTETTGLNPRTGDRILELGCVELVNRRLTGNNLHFYINPERDSDPGALAVHGLTTEFLSDKPKFGEIADQFRDFIQGADLIIHNAPFDIGFLDVEFALLGLPPVNTYCGEIIDTLARAKQMFPGKRNSLDALCDRFGISNAHRTLHGALLDSELLAEVYLAMTRGQESLVIDMLGDSHAGGDARAPRVALDSLDLVVLTASDDELAAHQAVLDGLDKAIKGTSVWRLEPAPTADEQTA; this is translated from the coding sequence ATGCGTCAACTCATCCTCGATACCGAAACCACCGGCCTGAATCCCCGCACCGGCGACCGGATTCTCGAACTCGGCTGTGTCGAACTGGTGAACCGCCGGCTCACCGGCAACAACCTGCACTTCTATATCAACCCTGAACGCGACAGCGATCCGGGCGCATTGGCCGTTCACGGCCTCACCACCGAATTCCTGAGCGACAAGCCGAAGTTCGGCGAGATCGCCGATCAGTTCCGCGATTTCATCCAGGGCGCGGACCTGATCATTCACAACGCACCGTTCGATATCGGCTTTCTGGATGTCGAGTTCGCCCTGCTCGGCTTGCCGCCGGTGAACACCTACTGCGGCGAAATCATCGACACACTGGCGCGCGCCAAGCAGATGTTCCCTGGCAAGCGCAATTCCCTCGACGCGCTGTGCGATCGCTTCGGCATCAGCAACGCGCACCGCACGCTGCACGGCGCGCTGCTCGACTCGGAACTGCTCGCCGAAGTCTATCTGGCGATGACGCGCGGCCAGGAAAGCCTCGTCATCGACATGCTCGGCGATTCACATGCCGGCGGCGATGCGCGCGCACCGCGTGTCGCGCTCGACTCGCTGGATCTGGTCGTGCTCACCGCCAGCGACGACGAACTGGCCGCGCACCAGGCGGTACTCGACGGTCTCGACAAGGCGATCAAGGGCACGAGCGTGTGGCGACTCGAACCGGCGCCGACCGCGGATGAGCAAACCGCTTAA
- the rnhA gene encoding ribonuclease HI, which translates to MTSDLIDIYTDGACKGNPGPGGWGALLRFGDQEKELFGGEPNTTNNRMELMGVIAALEALKRPCKAVVHTDSQYVQKGISEWIHGWKKKGWITAAKQPVKNADLWKRLDALVAQHEIEWRWVRGHNGHPENERADQLANRGVASLAQI; encoded by the coding sequence ATGACTTCCGATCTCATCGATATTTATACCGACGGCGCCTGCAAGGGCAATCCCGGCCCCGGCGGCTGGGGCGCGCTGCTGCGCTTCGGCGACCAGGAAAAAGAACTGTTCGGCGGTGAACCCAACACCACCAACAACCGCATGGAACTGATGGGCGTGATCGCCGCGCTCGAAGCGCTCAAACGCCCCTGCAAGGCGGTCGTGCACACCGACTCGCAGTACGTGCAGAAAGGCATCAGCGAATGGATCCACGGCTGGAAGAAAAAAGGCTGGATCACCGCCGCCAAGCAGCCGGTGAAGAACGCCGATCTGTGGAAGCGGCTCGACGCGCTCGTCGCGCAACACGAAATCGAATGGCGTTGGGTGCGCGGGCATAATGGCCACCCGGAAAACGAGCGCGCCGATCAGCTGGCCAATCGCGGCGTCGCATCACTCGCGCAGATTTGA
- a CDS encoding class I SAM-dependent methyltransferase translates to MTDRAIIDWPAWTDSPPGRYVLEWEQTQLDRVVSDVFGYHALQLGLPQLDALRENRMPCRGLVLDAASGASAPYAFPRGLGHGLSNGAAQGGLAGLPAPVGRSAVWCDLLDLPFEAQSVDLIVMPHTLEFTSDPHRLLREAERVLMPEGQLIILGFNSLSLWGARQSVGKMTGRPFVPAAVDLIAFTRLKDWIKLLGFDLERGRFGCYRPPLGSEQWLSRYGFMEAAGDRWWPIFGATYMIKAIKRVRGMRLIGPLKVKKPVLAAGLAPAATPNTRNHTQ, encoded by the coding sequence ATGACTGATCGAGCGATTATAGACTGGCCCGCGTGGACCGATTCGCCGCCTGGCCGCTACGTGCTCGAGTGGGAACAGACCCAGCTCGATCGCGTGGTGTCGGACGTGTTCGGTTACCATGCGCTGCAACTCGGCCTGCCGCAGCTCGACGCATTGCGCGAAAACCGCATGCCGTGCCGCGGGCTCGTGCTCGACGCCGCGAGCGGTGCGAGCGCGCCTTACGCTTTTCCGCGCGGGCTGGGGCATGGGCTCAGCAACGGCGCCGCACAAGGCGGACTTGCAGGCCTGCCGGCGCCGGTCGGGCGCAGTGCCGTGTGGTGCGACCTGCTGGACTTGCCGTTCGAAGCACAGAGCGTCGATCTGATCGTGATGCCGCACACGCTGGAATTCACGAGCGACCCTCACCGTCTTCTGCGCGAAGCCGAGCGCGTGCTGATGCCCGAGGGCCAGTTGATTATTTTGGGCTTCAACTCGCTGTCGCTCTGGGGCGCGCGGCAGTCGGTCGGCAAGATGACCGGCCGGCCTTTCGTGCCGGCGGCTGTCGACCTGATTGCCTTCACGCGTCTTAAAGACTGGATCAAACTGCTGGGCTTCGACCTTGAACGCGGTCGCTTCGGCTGCTATCGTCCGCCGCTTGGCAGCGAACAATGGCTGTCGCGCTACGGTTTCATGGAAGCCGCCGGCGACCGCTGGTGGCCGATCTTCGGCGCCACCTACATGATCAAGGCGATCAAGCGCGTGCGCGGCATGCGCCTCATCGGCCCGCTGAAAGTGAAGAAACCCGTCCTCGCCGCAGGCCTCGCGCCCGCCGCCACACCGAATACACGCAACCACACTCAATGA